A segment of the Centropristis striata isolate RG_2023a ecotype Rhode Island chromosome 15, C.striata_1.0, whole genome shotgun sequence genome:
CGTGTAAGCATCTACTTTTTCTCATCCCCCACTCTCTCCTGATGCAGGTGGAATGAAAGAACAGGATTTAATGTGCATCAAGCTTCACGGCGTTAACAGAATAGGCCTGAAGAAGATCATTGACTTTATCTACACAGCCAAGTTGTCACTCAACATGGAGAATTTGCAAGATACACTTGAGGCAGCCAGCTTCCTACAAATCCTTCCTGTGCTGGACTTCTGCAAGGTTTTTCTTATATCTGGGGTAAGGAGGCAGACACACAAGCCACAGCTGCACATCACTGCACAGCCCGCAGCTCTCCTTTGGTGTTGGCCAGTTGTTAATTTGCTGTTGaacatgtttttggtcattggctgaaataaatggataaaaggatttcaaaataatttaaaaggaaAGCTGTGGCTTATTTCCCCAAAATATTTTGGATTTTCACCTCAGAATGTCTTTGGATTAGAGGAGAAATCAAGAACAGACATGAAAGCACATTGCATGAGGGATTAGAAGGAAATTGTGGAAATTGTCTGTCAGAAAAAATTATCAAGGCTATAATCAAGAGTCGAGCCATGTTAAGGTGCACAAATTCTGATTGGCTACACTTTTAAACTGGTGATGACTGGTAACCAGCTGCTCCAGGTTCATTGTCTCTCTCAAAAAGCTTGCTATGTAAAGCCCAGAGCCCCTTAAAATtctgaaaagataaaaagagcTATTTCAGGTAAACGCATTGCTACGCCTCTATCCTGATTGATAGGGCGCCTTGGTAGAACCTTGCCAATCACAAGGTCGCCACGCTtcaaagcataccctgctttattgcctattttactctaaatgggaccatcatttacaaaatgatcaTCATGCTGGATTGTACACGACTTGAAAATagggattgagaccataaagtcattaggaaaatatttactgacGTAATAAATCAGGTAAGTAGTTCCATAGACTTCTTTACCAcctgacttatttttgcaacatgtagagtcgccccctgctggccattagaaagaatgtagtttaaaggcacttccacattgacCTCAATTTTCAGACCCGGAGACAACATCCACCTCATTCTATACACTTCCATTCAGTCTAAAATGCAACTTTCCAagattttgatttttctttctttgatttTTGCAGGTTTCTCTCGACAACTGTGTCGAGGTGGGGCGCATCGCCAACACGTATAACCTCACAGAGGTGGACAAATATGTCAACAACTTCATTCTGAAGAATTTCCCCTCACTGCTGGGCACGGGAGAGTTTGTCAAGCTACCATTTGAACGGTTGGCTTTTGTACTTTCCAGCAATAGTTTGAAACACTGCACTGAGTTGGACCTGTTCAAGGCTGCATGCCGCTGGTTACGCTTCGAAGATGGCCGTATGGACTATGCCCCAAAGCTCATGAAGAACATCCGCTTTCCCCTCATGAACCCACAGGAACTCATCAATCACGTGCAGACAGTGGACTTTATGCGCACGGACAACACCTGTGTCAACCTCCTCCTGGAGGCTAGCAACTACCAAATGATGCCCTACATGCAGCCAGTTATGCAGTCAGAACGGACAGCCATCCGCTCGGACAGTGCCCACCTGGTCACCCTGGGTGGTGTTCTGCGCCAGCAGCTAGTTGTGAGTAAGGAGCTGCGTCTTTTTGATGAGAAGGCTCATGAGTGGAAGGCACTGGCACCAATGGACGCACCCCGCTACCAACACGGCATTGCAGTCATCGGCAACTTTCTTTACGTGGTGGGTGGCCAAAGCAACTACGACACCAAAGGCAAGACAGCAGTGGACACCGTGTTCCGGTACGACCCGCGCTACAACAAGTGGATGCAGGTGGCATGCCTTAATGAGAAACGTACCTTCTTCCACCTCAGTGCACTCAAGGGACACCTCTACGCTGTCGGTGGAAGGAACGCTGCCGGGGAGCTCGGTGAGTTTATTTCCCTGCTTGATTGTTTCCTTTTAAGCAACAACAGAAGCCTTTAATTAATATTGTATGAGATTATACACTTAAATATTGCGAAGCAGTAGGAGAAAGAATATGCAGTTTAATAAGGCTGCAAGCACACTGACGCCGGTAATCAAGTGTTGTGCCTACACATCATTTGCTGTTTGAACATGTCGTGTGCATAATGTCTGTGTAATTTAATAACATTTAGAGGATGTGCACATTATTATGAACACCTTAACAATCCAATATGATCCAACACAGAAGCATTGGAACACATGCAGAATCAaggtttaatgtttaatttaatatttttttcacttcacaATATAATGGAAACCAATACAGGAAAGCCACAGCCCTCGccctttcattatttttgttaaacACTTCCCTGACACTGTCTGAACAAATCTAAATGATTATAGTGGACATGTAGCATGCTGGCAGACAGAATCAAATGAAAGGGTTTCAGTGAATATAAAGAAGACCTGACAGATCATCTGAAGGAATCTGGTGCTTTGTATAGTTTAAActtcattttgtgacttttgctCTCACACTTAACTCTTCTGGTAGAAGCACTTCAATGAGgtgatatatttatatctgtTCATTGTAGTTCAGTTGCTGAGTAACCAATCTGGAATCTCTGCAACCGTAACTGTGGACCACAGAGAGGTGCCACCCGATACTTAAATTCAGCTCTGTAACTGCAGCGGGGAAAGGGAGAGGCCACTGTGTGAGCAGCCTTCTCTTCTGGGTTATAATTAGACCAAAGAACACGGCCCCGGTTCACTGCCTGTCTACACAACTGCCTTTTTCTGCTTTACGTTCCACTGCCCTTTCACTGCATGTGGTTTCGCCTTGATGTTTTGCTGGATGTGCCCAGCCCCTGCATTATATTTGTTTACTCTGGGTGTGGTTTTATTGTAACGTCTGAAATGCGCAGGTTGTAAAAGAAAAGCTTAACAACGTCAAGATGGATATTTACAGGACGAATCTTTCAGTCTTAGCTGGTACACTTTTCATTTCAGAAGTTTGAAAgcaaattgatttgattgaaagaataaaaaaaagtcattttaatatgAAATTTCTCAATATATGTTTGACAAACCTATACTAACGTACTATAACCCCAAATTcagacatcattaaaaaaaatctgttacatcatttgaaaataatttaataaatgtctATAAAAGCTGTCAAATGCAGCACAGTAACTTTAATCCCATTATAGGGTCCAGACCCCAAATCATTGCTGTAGGTCAGAGAAGTATGCAACATTGTGATTATTATCAGATGTCACAAGCTACCAGCTTGACCCGTGTAGTATCCTGTTAAGTTTTACTAAACAGCCTGCAGGAAGAGCAAAATCCTGCTAATTAGGAATGTGACCTTTTCAGTAGATGATAGGAAATTTTGATAGTGGAATATAGAAGGCGTTTTTCGAATTAAATTAGCCTCTGGACTCTGTAGGTAATTCAGCAACATTCAGGTATTCATGACAAtttctcatttgtttattaatagatttttaataaaatgaaaccttttttcagtccagccttcctctgcattcatttaaTTCAGCTGTGCTCCGTACAAGTTTTGTCTTCTAATATGTCTGTTCTGCTTCCTCTGAGAGGCTGCAAGATTTCGTGCACTGCTCAAGGTCACTTTGATGATGGTTGTTGCGCAAGCAGAGGAAGGTATTCACTCATTTTCCCCTCTGAGATTTCCACAGCTGGCTCACACTGCTTTGTGGTCCTGAGCTTGCTGTTTTGGAACTggttttgtaaaaacattttttcaagacATTGATTTAACTATTGATTTGAATAAAGCCTTTTTTTGCTCCTTTTCTTCTTGGTGTTCTGCAGAGACCACTTACTGACCTTGACCGCTGTTCACCGCCTACTAACTCCAGttccacataaataaaaaatgaatgcattaaaatgaattcaaaatgtatatttccaGAAAACAAGAGTTTATCAGTatgtacattaaatatattttctttgttctGTATTCAAGTGAATGTAGGTTGAAAGTAACTTGCAAATCTCAGCATTCTGTTTTTACTTACTTTAttcacagtgtcccaacttttttggaattgggattATATTCGCTGCACTCTGTGAAAATTAGATACATCTTTTTCAATTTTGCATACTCAATTTAATGTAGTGCAAATTTACAATCACTGCAACATGTTCATGCGTCATACGTACACACAACCGTACAAAAACACTTGACTTTCCTGCCATGTTGCAGCCTCTGGGGACAAAGATTGCCGTCAAAAGGTGGGAAAATGTTTGTGGACTGGCAGAGTGACCTATAGAGGAGCTGATTTCAGTGAAAAATACAGTAACTCAGTCTGATATGTGCACATGACTTTCTGACGCTGGGAGGATGACAAGAACATCACCAATATATTACTCATGATGCTCTTGTAAAATGCATACACACCCCTCAGTATATTTGATGATGCTGTTTTGAAGCTAAACCGTGCTAATCTAATCTTTGTTGTAATCTTGGATTAAAACAGTTCATTTAAGATTACGTCTACAAGGGGAGAGATCCCTTGATGCTGAGGTCTACATCATTCCTGCTGGTTGTCCAACTTCCTCTGAACCCAAAAGTTGGTGGACCCTGGCTGCTTGTTAAGGGGTCGCTCACCTTCGAGCATCCCTCACGAATCCCAGTGTCTCTGTTCCGGTTTCTCACAGATTTTGCATTCCCTTCGTCAGAGGCCTTAAGATACAGGATCTTACAATCTCCCCATTTCCTGTGCAAGCAGTGTATTCAGTGCTGGTGGGATTGTAGGGATGTGTACTGTGTATTTAAATCCGTGTTTTAGCTCCCACGCTGAGACCCTCCAAGGCCTCATTTGCTGCTGTTTGTCCTCCTTAGTTGTGTCTTGACCTACTTTCTACTAatactttcttctttttttttttttctccaatcttTTTCTTCAAGCTACTGTGGAGTGCTACAACCCAAGGACAAATGAATGGACATATGTTGCCAAAATGAATGAGCCACATTATGGCCACGCTGGGACTGTGTACGGTGGTTATATGTATATTTCAGGTAAGTGCGATCATTTGTAATCAGCCCAAACTAAGAGGCATATGTAATGTTGCGTGAATGTGTAGTGagtttaaaaatagattaatgTCTTCAAGTCATAATTAGAATGAATTGCAGTGTCTTGTGATTCCCAATTagataactttttttctccccaagTAGCAAATACTGATTATATCTTCTAATATGCAAGGCCATAAAATCTAAACTGCGGTTTCCTCATCTGATACGTTTCCTCCAAACTCCACTGCATGTATCATGCATtgccataaatcataaataaacacaattcaGTGGTGTTAAAATGGTTgaactatgatttttttttgtgttttgattcGTGACAAATGGTACATACAGTTCACTCCAGCTTTTGAGAGTTTACAGCGAGTCATTAAGAAGATTTCTTACTGTATGACTAATGCGCcatatttttgtccttttaaacTTCATATAAAAATAGTGTAAATTCGCAGTTCCTTATGCATTCTTCACACGCTTGATTGATCTATACCAGGCACACAGAAGTGTTAGCCCTTAGTTAAAGGCTGCCTTTGAAAAGTCTCTCTTGCTTAGGAAGGttcctaactgagtgaaatgatccGTAAGAATCTAAGTGGAAACCATGATAAGAGCTGGCCAACGTCTCTAAATGCTAAGGAAAGGAGCTTCAATGCTTCTTTTCTTATCTTTACCTTTAGCATAGCCTACTCTAAACACTCCTTTACGAATGGGAAGAGGATAATGCCATCTATCCCACAAGTCCTCGCTGCAGCAACATTAAAGCAATGCACCATTTGGCCATTCAAGAAAACAAACGTATGTAAAGCAGTGAATTTGTAGGCCTGACATGTTATGCCTGtcttataaattaaatgtatacatttagcAGTTATTTCCATAAATATTAGTGGATAGGAGGGTGAGCGtgagcaactttttttcaat
Coding sequences within it:
- the klhl13 gene encoding kelch-like protein 13 isoform X2 — encoded protein: MEHPVHRGETMPIGLHDRSLVEDDDAHMKVALGYGDMGISAHLQASKTGNTRFFTSNTHSSVVLQGFDQLRIEGLLCDVTLVAGDGDEAFPVHRAMMASSSDYFKAMFTGGMKEQDLMCIKLHGVNRIGLKKIIDFIYTAKLSLNMENLQDTLEAASFLQILPVLDFCKVFLISGVSLDNCVEVGRIANTYNLTEVDKYVNNFILKNFPSLLGTGEFVKLPFERLAFVLSSNSLKHCTELDLFKAACRWLRFEDGRMDYAPKLMKNIRFPLMNPQELINHVQTVDFMRTDNTCVNLLLEASNYQMMPYMQPVMQSERTAIRSDSAHLVTLGGVLRQQLVVSKELRLFDEKAHEWKALAPMDAPRYQHGIAVIGNFLYVVGGQSNYDTKGKTAVDTVFRYDPRYNKWMQVACLNEKRTFFHLSALKGHLYAVGGRNAAGELATVECYNPRTNEWTYVAKMNEPHYGHAGTVYGGYMYISGGITHDTFQKELMCFDPDADKWTQKAPMTTVRGLHCMCTVGDRLYVIGGNHFRGTSDYDDVLSCEYYSPALDLWTPIAAMLRGQSDVGVAVFENKIYVVGGYSWNNRCMVEIVQKYDPEKDEWHKVFDLPESLGGIRACTLTVFPPEDISGSPSRESPLSAP
- the klhl13 gene encoding kelch-like protein 13 isoform X1, whose amino-acid sequence is MPLKWKSGSPVSWKFPVPVLKTSRSSPLSPAYISLVEDDDAHMKVALGYGDMGISAHLQASKTGNTRFFTSNTHSSVVLQGFDQLRIEGLLCDVTLVAGDGDEAFPVHRAMMASSSDYFKAMFTGGMKEQDLMCIKLHGVNRIGLKKIIDFIYTAKLSLNMENLQDTLEAASFLQILPVLDFCKVFLISGVSLDNCVEVGRIANTYNLTEVDKYVNNFILKNFPSLLGTGEFVKLPFERLAFVLSSNSLKHCTELDLFKAACRWLRFEDGRMDYAPKLMKNIRFPLMNPQELINHVQTVDFMRTDNTCVNLLLEASNYQMMPYMQPVMQSERTAIRSDSAHLVTLGGVLRQQLVVSKELRLFDEKAHEWKALAPMDAPRYQHGIAVIGNFLYVVGGQSNYDTKGKTAVDTVFRYDPRYNKWMQVACLNEKRTFFHLSALKGHLYAVGGRNAAGELATVECYNPRTNEWTYVAKMNEPHYGHAGTVYGGYMYISGGITHDTFQKELMCFDPDADKWTQKAPMTTVRGLHCMCTVGDRLYVIGGNHFRGTSDYDDVLSCEYYSPALDLWTPIAAMLRGQSDVGVAVFENKIYVVGGYSWNNRCMVEIVQKYDPEKDEWHKVFDLPESLGGIRACTLTVFPPEDISGSPSRESPLSAP